A segment of the Triticum urartu cultivar G1812 chromosome 1, Tu2.1, whole genome shotgun sequence genome:
aaaagtgcatgcgattgaAGAAATTAATACTCTGAGTgcaaagatggatgaacttatgaaattgtttgctagtAAGATTGCTCCTGCTGATCCTAATGATAtacctttgtctactttgattgagaacaataatgaatctatggatgtgaattttgttggtaggaataattttggtaataacgcgtatagaggtaatttcaaccctaggccgtttcctagtaattcctctaataattatgttaattcctacaacaattcttatggaaattataataatatgccctctgatcttgagaacaatattaaataatttattaattcgcaaaaagttttcaatgctatggttgaagaaaaattgctcaagattgatgatttggctcggaacgttgatagaatttctcttgagattgattctttgaaaattagatctatgccacccaagcatgatattaatgaatCTCTGAAAGCTATTAAAATTTctattgatgagtgcaaagaaagaaacGCTAAGATGCAGGCTAAGCGAGATTGGtttgtaaaagcgtgttcttctagtttttgtaaaaataatgatgaagattttaaagtgattgatgtgactcctattgaatatttgttttctaatataaatcttgataaatatgggattctagatgagtcaactttagttaaaaggcgtcacAACGATTCGGAGTTTATAGATCTtaatgcaaaaattgataaaagtgggattggagaggtcaaaactttaagtagcgATGAACCCTCTCTTTTGGATTTCAAAgattttaattatgataattgttctttgatagattgtatttccttgttgcaatccatgttgaattctcctcatgcttataatcaaaataaagcttttactaaacatatcgttgatgctatgatgaattcttttgaagaaaaacttgagttggaagtttctatccctagaaagttttatgatgagtgggaacctacaattaagattaaaattaaGGATTATGAGTTTCATGCTCTGTGTCATTACTTTCGATCCAATACTTTGCGATGTTCAACATCTTAAGAACATAATTATCACCGCGAACTAGATCAATTCCTTCATCAAGACCACACCCAAGAAAATAGGATGTATGCCCACTATCATAGTCTTGAAAAATAGATACttggtgtaacaccctcgatgcaactatatctcccacgtgtcgaggcacgacttagaggcataatcgcattgaaggcatatgtcgcaagtgaggtaatcttcacacgacccatgtaatataataaggaaagagatacatagttggcttacaatcgccacttcacacaattacatgaataaacattacatcaatcaaaaacactcatggtccgactacggaaccaaaataaaacaagaaccccaaatgcgacaaaggtccccgatcgaccccaactgggctccactactgatcaactagaacgaaaaaACATAAAGAAcacaatcttcatcgagctcctcctgagcttggttgcatcatctgcacagtctcaacggcacctgcaaactggttttggaagtatctgtgagccacagggactcagtaatctcgcaccctcgcgatcaagactatttaagctcatgggtaaggtaaaggtatgaggtggagctgcagcaagcgactagcatatatggtggctaacatattcgcaaaagagagcgagaagagaaggcaaagcgcggtcgataaaagtatgatcaagaagtgatcctggactacctacgtcaagcataactccaacaaccgtgttcacttcccagactccgccggaaagagaccatcacggttacacacgctgttgattcattttaattaaggtcgacttcaggttttctacaaccggtcattaacaaattcccatctgcccataaccgcgggcacggctttcgaaagttcaaatccctgcaggggtgtcccaacttagcccataacaagctctcacggtcaacgaaggaatagacctccacccgagacgttccgatcagactcggtatcccggtacaacaagacatttcgacagggtaaaactaaaccagcaacaccgcccgaatgtgccgacaaatcccgataggagctgcacatatctctttctcagggcacaccggattgtctaaacttccggtaggccagcccagagttgcccctggtggccaccggcggctgacaagttggaccaacactcagaggagcactggtgatgacccttgggcgcgcgacccccaagggaaaagaaaaggctaggcggcgaatggtaaaaccaatgttgggcattgctggaagagctttacttaaggcgaactgtcaaggggttcccattatagcccaaccgcgtgaggaacgcaaaatccgggaacataacaccgatatgacggaaactagggcggcaagagtggaacaaaacaccaggcataaggccgagccttccaccctttaccaagtatatagatgcattaattaaataagatatatagtgataacCCAACTAGTAAAcaatattccaacaaggaacaacatctccatgttccaacaaggaacaaacttcaatattcacctgcaactaacaacgctataagaggggctgagcaaagcggtaacatagtcaatcaacggtttgctaggacatggtgggttagaggtttgacatggcaatggggaggctgacaagcaaaaggtaggcatcgtagcattggcatagcaagagcgagcaaactagcatagcaaagatagtagtgatttcgagggtatgatcatcttgcctgaaatcccgcaaggaagaagaacgagtccatgaagaagacaaacggacgaagttgaacggatcctcacaatcacgaagttatcggaaccaacccgaagaagcaacaccggaaagaagcaaacaatcatggtaaacaaccaccacataatcatggaatgatgcacaaccaagtatgatgcatgtctggtttaaatatgcatggcatggcaaagtgcacaaacaatcctacaaattaagtggagctcattatgaaacttcgttgcatattgacggaacaccacatcaattatttagttcgatctcgtttatgtacccaacaatattaaatgttgttaaacatggcaagagggtgaagcaaagtaaaactagctatctagtcaaggttaaatgaggccggaagcaacgaacaacaattccggaaactcctcatgagcatattatagatttggtactgttctgccctaaacaatattttagagttgttaaacatgcaagatgaggccaccatgttaaactaggcatttttctaccccatttacatatagaGTTTATTAAAATCAGAgttacggttattaagttatgaattaaatcattttagcatggcataggggaaaatttaatcaaacatcattttaaacattttgaacatagatgaaagttggatattattaatctacacaaaattctgagcaagtttcatatataaaacattttaatccgatgcacggttagtgagttattaaatgcatgaactagggggactaTTCTGTAAAACTGCTGTCTCAGGATAATAGGAAAAACGCAGGCGCTGAAAAAAAATACATCACGGGCCGAATCTGAGGTAAGCCCAACAGTGTGGGAAAAAAATAGAGGAGGGGGCGCTGGGGGCGGCTCACCCAGTGGGCTATGGCCCAGGAAGGAGGGGGAGGCAGGCCGACGCGGGGCGGCGCACTGGGCCTTGGTGCTTCGGCCCATGcggggaggaggcggaggcgctcGTCGTCCTCCTCGAGCACCCGCTCAAGCAGGACAGCGGGACGGCGGCGCCCGCGGTCAACGGCGGCGTAGCGGCGACTCCGGCAGGCGGGCACGGCGGGGATCTGCGGGAATGGTCGGATCTAGAGGCGGGGGCGCCGGATCCGTGTCTGATGGAACTCCAAACGGCGGCGGAAGCAGATCACGGCGGCGGTGCGGTTCCTGTCgaacgggagagagagagatgaggaTGGGAGAGATCGGGCCAGAGGAGGAGGAGCGAGACGGGGATGGGCGCGGTGACCGGTGGCCTGGTGCAGACGGCGGACGGCGAGGCAGGCGGGGCGGAGGACGGGCGGCGGCGTGCTCCGGTCGCCGGAGTTGGTCGCCGGCGATGGCGCGAAGGCGGCGGCTGTGCGGGAAACGACGGGTAGGCGGCGGCGACGAGATGGGCTCGCGCGGGCCCGATCTGGgtcccgcgggccggcggcgaagtggggcgtcGCGGTGCCATGTGGCGCGCGCGGGTTGGACGAGGGCGGTGGCCGGCTGAGGTGTCGGCCTCTGATTGGTCGGGATGACGAGGCAGCGGCGCTGGACACGTCCAACGGCGGGACGGACaagtccggcggcgcggggaggagtggatctagggttcatccgcgaaatgatccgaaatttcggggagggactttttataggcataagtggagttaggagagtccaaatgaggtgcggttttcggccacgcgatcgtgatcgaacgacagagatgatggagcagagttaggtgggtttggggccactttggaagggtgttgggctgcaacacacacgaggccttctcggtccctcggttaacagttggagtatcaaacgaagtccaaatggtacgaaacttgacaggcggtctaccggtggtaaaccaaggcctcttggcaagtctcggtccaatccggaaatgtttaatccccacacacaaaggaaaggtagaaatgaccaccggaggagaacgaagcgccggaatgcaaaacggacaacggggaaaatgctcagatgcatgagacgaacatgtatgcaaatgaaatgcacatgatgacatgatatgcaatgcatgacacgcaagcaatgacaaggcaacaccagcgaataactgaacgacacctgacacatcggtctcggggcgttacacttgGCCTCTATCATAAGTGGGGATTTCCACTAAAAATTTAACCCCCGCGATACATTTTGTATATATAAGGCATTCAAATGCATGCTCATTACTTAAATCACTGTCATTTTGAGCAGACCTATAGGTGATTCATAATGCCCAAAGTGGCATTTGTTTTCAATACTATCACTTATTATTCAGATAAGGGAAATATAAGCAAGTTTGATGAAAAATATGTACCACAACGTAGAGCAATATGGTAAGTATATCATGGTACATAATTAAATTATATTGTAGGTGTACCCTGTTTGGGAGTCAAGTGCCCGACTCAGAAGGAAATCACATCTCTAGAATTTACTTAACTTGGACCTGTCTATGTCTATGCGTGCATTGCATAGATACAATATGCTTGAAAGAGACATGCATATATCATTGCGTAGATGTGCATGCGAATATATTCAACATCAACACATGCAGTTGGGAAAGGACAACCTTTTGGTGGCTATCAATCTACAAAATAAGGGGAGAATCTTTTATTCCAAAATCAACTGGTCATGAATAAGTGCAAAGAGAAAAGAAGGGAATAAATCTACACCGATAGTGAAAAGCTAGAACAatagaattatatatatatatatatatatatatatcactagtagaaaacggagctttaaaaccggttcgtaagggcctttagtgccggttccataaccggcactaattggtgggcactaaaggccgGCGCTAAAGTGTCACCAcatggcgtgagctcgcgccctggtatgggggacctttagtaccgaaggttttttttttttgaaatttttggaaaaaaaatttgattttttttctactCCAGCCCGAGtacgcttaactttcgggttctattctccttcgtttccaagtctgcacttgttgttttactgacaatagtaagatgccaatcctattaaccctcaggagtttagcttgagcatgaagtcacacatttcactgtttgagtttgaaactattattctaaaaaaacagtaattatttagtaacactaatatttcttgaataagtttgaccatagtttgaccacagtttaaccatagtttgaccagatttgaccaaaattcaaaaaaattgaaataattatttagtaacactaatattcttgaataattgtgtagtaacattaatacttcttgaataagtagtttgaccagatttaacaattttttaaaaaaaactgaaatttgaccatatctttttttccttttggaatttgagaattctaaaaaattgcaaacaggtCGTAGGCtatctccatcggatgcggattttcgtgctgaattttttgatatattatacgtttttttctgacatcgtatgcaaaaattatagccgttttacattttccctacactttgtaaaacatgtccaaatttaagttttcaaattttcctaactagtagatgtagtaatataactacctctcgaagaattttattttttgaagttcgaaaattgccctatagtgccggcttgtgtcacaaaccggtactataggtcagacccctttagtaccggttcgtggcacaaaccggtactaaaggttagccctttagtaccggtttgtgccacaaaccggtactaaaagtgatcgtggggccccagcctgacgccagcctgccatcacccctttagtaccggttcgtggcacaaaccggtactaaaggttcaacacgaacaggcattaatgcatagtcgttcgaaccggcactaatggtaccattagtgccggctcaaattcaaaccgacactaatgtgcttcacgtttgaccctttttctactagtgtatatAGTCCCATTGGTTCAAGAGGATGAAGCTAGCCCATTAGATAGTAAGATTCCCAAGGAATTTTTCAAGATTTCAAAAATACAAGTAGGAGAACTATTATATCAATTCTTGGTACCATGTGTCACCCTTCTAGATCGAGAGGTGGTTAGCGCCTGTGAATTTAGTCAGCCGGGATGATACTACTGTTGGAGGTATATAGCTAGAATTTTCCCGCGTATTAGCAGTCTTATACTGCAAAATAttagcaccaattgaagagacACGATTCCCTATCTCTCGGCTGCATTGAAGAACTACGTGAGTTGGACCCTCAGACCCCTCTTCCCCTTCGTCTGGATTTTCATCTCCGTGAACCGAATCAAGAAGAGACTTGAATCTCACATCCCATCTACTCACATTTCCCATCATCAACTCTCATCCTCCAACCAAGCGTAAATCTCCTAGTAACCAGCTTAGTCTCATCGATTGGAGGACAATCAACTCGCTCCTTCCCCTCCCCTTGTAAGCGATGGGTAGGGCAAACTCTTCCCCTACAGGCTTCGCTAGAGATCACATGGATCTGGCTCCCCTCCGCTAGCCGCTTTGGCGGTCGTGGTGGGGAGAAAAATCTCGATGCCTTGGCTCCAGCTAGCAATTTATGTTAAGAGCATTTTAGCCCTCTCTCAGACGGCGTTCGACCGAATGACAATGCTACTTCTTCATGTTTCTGAGCGTCTGCATCCGTACTCTGAATCTTTTTCGAAGAAAATATTTGTTCGTTCGACAAGGAAGGGAAGCGGAGAAAGTCAACCCACCCTGTTCAAAAAGCAGACAAGTAAGAAGCCTCAAGCTACCCGGTGCATTCAAAGTCAAACCCACCGTCGTCTCGGCCACCAGACCGCTCCGGTTTCGTTCGCCTCTATAACAACAGCTCCCCGTTGCCTCTGTCTCTCCCTCGCTCACACGCACACAGGTCCCGGTCCACACTTTCAGCCGCTGTCACACCCAACAAACGCACGCGCGACCAAGAACCAGCCCACCGACGACCGCGCGCGCGTCCATAACCGCcgccatccatccatccatggCGCAGCCGCACAGGCGCGTGCTCCGCGTGGCTCCGCCGGGCTCCGCAGGAGGGGGCGGGGACGGGGAGGCGTTCCCCACGGTGCAGGCCGCGGTGGACGCCGTGCCGCTGGGCAACAGGGAGCGTACCGTCATCCGCCTCGCCCCGGGGGTGTACCGGGAGCCCGTCTACGTCCCCAAGACCAAGAACTTCATCACCCTCGCCGGCGCGTCCGCCGAGGCCACCGTCATCTCCTGGGACAACACCGCCACCCGCATCAAGCACGCCCAGgtactccctagtccctacctccTTCCTGCTCAATGAAATTCCCCTGCGAGGAATTGGATTGCTGCCTCGGGATCTCATTCACCTGCTTGCAAGATTTGCTTCCATGTCACATGCTTACATGCTTTTCTAAGCTCACGGGTCTGCTCTGCACTAACAAGCCCACTTTGATATGCTTTCGTTCATCCCTTCCCGTTGACATGATCAACAGGCCGGCAGATAGTAGATTATTACAAGTCATTTTCTATGTTTGATGGAAATTTATATAGGTATAATATCCATTGCGTCACACCCTTTCATGACTACTTCCATTCTATGATCTTATAATGTGTTGAAGATGGAGAAGTGGGTAATTTAAGCAAACTATAAGCCAAAGGATTATTTTTCATACAGTAATTAATGTTCATGCTTCGGAAAAGGAAGAAGTCTGGTGCAGATAAGTTTAACCTAAATTTGACTTCACAATTCTGCTAAATGTTTAATGTGTTCATTCTTGGTCCTGTTAGTAATTctagtatctctcgagttgaccAACTGTACATTTTACTGTCATAAAGACATCCAGGGTCATTGGGACAGGAACATTTGGCTGTGGAACGGTTATCGTCGAGGGAGAGGATTTCATTGCAGAGAATATCACGTTTCAGAACTCAGCTCCTCAGGTACTAGTTGTTCACCTATTCTCCTTGCACAAAGAGATGATCATGCAATGGGTGTGGGAAGTTGATGTATTCTGGTTGTGATACAGGGATCCGGGCAAGCAGTCGCAGTCCGGGTAACAGCAGATAAGTGTGCCTTCTATGGTTGCCGGTTCCTTGGTTGGCAGGTATGCATATTTCTTCACCTCCTGGTTAAATCACTGCATTGATCAGAATAATAAGCAGTATTACTTGTGTGATTTTAACTTGGACTTAAATCATGCAGGATACATTATATTTACATTATGGAAAACAATACTTGAGAGACTGTTACATTGAGGGTAACTGTGACTTCATCTTTGGTAACTCTATTGCCCTTCTGGAACATTGCCATATACATTGCAAATCAGCGGGATTTATTACTGCCCATAGTCGGAAATCCTCTTCAGAGTCGACTGGCTACGTGTTCCTAAGGTGAGTTATCCCATGCTCATTCTTAGATCTTGTCAACTTTAGTTAGCTCATCACTAAGTTTGGTATGTAGCTTGAGCATTTCAGTATGCCATATCTTACGCCTGCTTGTTGTCACACTCAGGTGTATTATTACAGGAAACGGAGAAGCTGGATATATATTCCTGGGTCGGCCATGGGGGCCCTTTGGGAGGGTTGTCTTTGCGCACACTTTTATGGATCGCTGTGTTAAGGCCACTGGGTGGCATAATTGGGACAAATCTGAGAATGAAAGAACCGCTTGCTTCTATGAGTACAGGTACTGGATTCATCAGATATAGTTAGTAATTTTCATCTGATTTATATGAACCTCAGATGGTTGTATGCTACAATAGCTTCTGTTTGATCTTGACACTCACATCAAATCCCTCATAGACAATTAAACGTATGCTTCAGGAGTGATTCTAATTGCAATGTTCTTCGCGATTAGCAGCTGCTATGAGATGCATGGCATATGTTGCTATGAACATAGCATATCAAGTCAGGTTGTGCATGTTGCTACATAACCAAAAACCAAACCAAACCGAAGTCTGCTTAGTCTGGTTTTTGGTTTTCGTTGCAGTAGCAAAATCCTTCATCATTCTATGGTCGGTTAGTTTAGTATAAAACTGAAAAGGAAACCTGGTACATTACTGAAGTTCCAGGCCCAGAAAGGCTTCCTGCTCCCAGTTTCCTACCCCTCTCCACTGGGCGCTTGGCTTCCTGCAAAATCCTTCACCGTTTTAGGTTTTATGCTGCTGGTCAATATATCATCACATTTTTGAAATTTTGTCAACTTTGGTCAGTTTGGTATGTACCGAAACATTGCCAAAGCAGTTTGATATTTTTTTTGAACTGAAAGCAGTTTGATATTTACTCAAATAGAATTCTATTTTGCTTCCATATCGTACCAAAGTCTTGGTACCGTAATTACCAAAAAAATGTATTTACTGCAAACACCGTGTTTATGGAACCGAACTAACCAAATTAAAGTAATGCACACTCCTTTTTTTTAGTGTGCTATATACATAGTTAACCTTTTTGTCACTATTTTTCCGCAGGTGCTCAGGGCCCGGTTCCCGGTCATCAAGCAGGGTGTCTTGGTGTAGAGAATTGCTTGACCTTGAAGCAGAACAGTTCCTTACACACTCCTTCGTTGATCCAGACCTTGATAGACCATGGCTTCTCCAGATGATGGCGATAAAGATACCAGCTTCAGCGTAGTCTGGTCCCAGGATCCTAGTTCAAACCTCCTTCGTACCCTATCTAGTAAATAAATTTGGGGAATGTATTATAAGTTTATCACATTTATTCACTTTTGTATCCATGTTTATCATATATTCTTTTTGTTTAGCCTCCCGCTCCCGAACCCTGGACTCCCGCTCGCCCCCTTCCCCTTGCTGCTGCTGGCTGCTGCTGTCCGTCGGGCGGACGATGGTGGCAGGGCCACTCCCCCAAGCAGCCACCCTGCTGCCCGTTCCCTCCCCCAAGCCATCCCCAAACCctagatttttttttcaaaacgaAGGCAAAAGTTTTGCCTCGTCCATTAAATAAGCAGAAGAGAGATGCTTGGTTAATTAACGGAAAATTGGGTTAAAACCATCACAAACCGTCAAAGCGGCACACAAAAATACCCTACACACACCTCAACAATGAGGACCTCATCAAGATACACTCGGACGTCATCATCATCACTTCTCCCCAACAGGCGTCATCACCCTCCCTAGACTCCGAGCAAGCGACTCCGACTTCGCCGAAGACAAACCTTGACCCTACCCTCATCGTAGAGGCTGTGTGGAAACACAAGTAGAACCATGCCATGCCCAGCCACCTGCATCGAAGGCAGCGCAACTCCGACTCTGAAGAAGAGCTCCAAAGCAGAACTATGCGGCTAGGGCCATGGAAGACCACTGAACAGACCACCTGTTGCATGTCATCGTTGCCACAGGGGCCTCGCCGCCGCAGCTTCGACTTCACTGCAACAAAACAAAACCCGAGGTAGAATATCACACTCTCACCACTTGGCCAACAACGACTGGTGGCGTTTGGTCTTGCAACGGCTATCAGGCTTTTGGCGTTGCCATGGTTGTCATCCCCTTCGTCTGGTCGTTGTTAAGCCCAACGGAAGATCTCATGAGAATTCACACTGGAGGATGAGGATTTGGCGAGAGGAGCGAGAGAGAAGGGAATGAGGCAAAGAATAGTAGGTGAGTTTATACGTGTCCTTACTTCTTCGATAAACCACACAGTACAACAACCGTAATTCAAATACCCCTCTCGCTACACAGGCATCTAGGCCCATACTTGTCAACAAGCCACTCACAGCTCTTGACAAGTAGCTGGTTTCAAGAACCACCTTTCAATTAACACCCTTCCTGTGGGTTTGATATTCAGAGCCACATTTGGGGAGAAAGGCAGGGACTATCAACACCCGAAGATGGATCAAAGGTAATCAGTGGGGCTCGAGTGCACGCAACGTGCTCGTCCTTGGTTCGGATGACCGCATCCAGAGAGGAAGAGGGGGGCTTAGCTAGCTCGAGGCGCGAGGTTGGTGGGACATGGGAGTAGCGGGGGTTGGCTGTGGCTATTGGCCAAGAACGGCGGTAGAGAGAGCTCGAAGGCGAGCAAGATTGAGGAAGAAAAGGGATGCCAACACGGTGGAGAGCTCAAGTGGGCGAGAAGGAGGAGCTCGAGGTGGTCGGGGGCCTCGACTAGGGTGAAGCTGCAATGCACCGGTGCACGTAGCATAGAAATGAATAAGGGTTTGAACACTTGGCTTTTGATGAATATATATGGGGTCTAGGATGGCTAGGCCAAGCTTAGGGCAGGAGGGTTCATGTTTTTGAAACCCATCAATGACTGGAATCGGTCAGGAGGAAGTTACTGGAGGGGAGTGAGGTGGAATGAGAGGGTACAGTAAAAAATGGTGAAATCTGGAGAATTTTGAATAGCGCTAAGCTCAACCCCTAGAAATATGAAGAAGGTGCTTGATCTGATTTCACCCTAACTCCACCAAGCTATGTTCAGTGAAACATGATTTGGGGTGATAGGGACTGAAGGTGATGCTCTGCTAAATTTCTGGAGATTTTAGAacatctctagcagaccccgcatcccgCCCCGACCCGCAAAATAACCGCCAAAGTGCGGGTCGGGGCGGGAAAACCTGCCCGACCAGACCCCACATCCTGCCTCGGCCCGCAAATATTTTTGCGGGGCGTGGTAAAACATCTCCCCCAACCTCTAGATTCACGGGCTAGGAGGACGACCCGCTCCCCCACCCACCGACACCATTGCCCCACCACCGCATGCTCCGGTGCATCTTCCCCGGCCGTCCTTCGCCGCCATGGATGACTCCCTGCTGTCCCCCGTCACCGTCGAGGTCGCGCACACTCCTTCCCCTCGGGCGGATCTTGTCACCGGCCATGTTGGCCTCGCCATCGCCCAAGGTAACACCGCGCCTGCCCGCAAGTGGCAGGGCAACGTGGTCATGCAGGGCGACAATAGGAAGAGGATTCCGGCTACAAAGAAGCCGCCTCCTTCATCTCCTCACTCCGCCCCGGAAAGAGGTGCCCCAACGATGCCGCTCAATGGTGCTGCTTGAAGGaaacatgccctagaggcaataataaagttgttatttatatttccttatatcatgataaatgttttttattcatgctagaattgtattaactgaaaacttagtacatgtgttaatacatagacaaacagagtgtcactagtatgcctctacttgactatctcgttgaatcaatgatggttatgtttcctaaccatagacatgagttgtcatttgattaacggggtcacatcattagagaatgatgtgattgactattgacccatccattagcttagcacgatgatcgtttagtttgttgctattgatttctccataacttatacacgttcctatgactatgagactatgcaactcccgaataccggaggaacacttagtgtgctatcaaacgtcacaacgtaattgggtgactataaagatgctctacaggtgtctccgatgatgtttgttgagttggcatagatcgagattaggatttgtcactccgagtatcggagaggtatctctgggccctctcggtaatgcacatcactataagccttgcaagcaatgtgactaatgagttagttgcgggatgatgcattacggaacaagtaaagagactcgccagtaatgagattgaactaggtattgagataccgatgatcgaatctcgggcaaatttgcctctacttgactagctcgttgaatcaatgatggttatgttttgtaacatcccaaattttcaatt
Coding sequences within it:
- the LOC125510014 gene encoding pectinesterase 31; protein product: MAQPHRRVLRVAPPGSAGGGGDGEAFPTVQAAVDAVPLGNRERTVIRLAPGVYREPVYVPKTKNFITLAGASAEATVISWDNTATRIKHAQTSRVIGTGTFGCGTVIVEGEDFIAENITFQNSAPQGSGQAVAVRVTADKCAFYGCRFLGWQDTLYLHYGKQYLRDCYIEGNCDFIFGNSIALLEHCHIHCKSAGFITAHSRKSSSESTGYVFLRCIITGNGEAGYIFLGRPWGPFGRVVFAHTFMDRCVKATGWHNWDKSENERTACFYEYRCSGPGSRSSSRVSWCRELLDLEAEQFLTHSFVDPDLDRPWLLQMMAIKIPASA